One genomic segment of Streptomyces sp. NBC_00239 includes these proteins:
- a CDS encoding VOC family protein translates to MAKEFQVTYDCADPGAQAAFWAEALGYRVQPPPEGFPDWPAALTAWGVPPERHNDRSAITDPDGKGPRVFFQKVPEGKTVKNRLHLDVRSAPGLAGAERMARLEVEATRLEGLGAKRLYRLEPDGIDEGIIVMADPEGNEFCLD, encoded by the coding sequence ATGGCCAAGGAATTCCAAGTCACGTACGACTGCGCCGATCCGGGCGCGCAGGCGGCGTTCTGGGCCGAGGCGCTGGGCTATCGCGTCCAGCCGCCGCCCGAGGGCTTCCCCGACTGGCCGGCGGCGCTGACGGCGTGGGGCGTGCCGCCCGAGCGGCACAACGACCGGTCGGCCATCACCGATCCGGACGGGAAGGGACCGCGGGTGTTCTTCCAGAAGGTCCCGGAGGGCAAGACGGTGAAGAACCGCTTGCACCTGGACGTGCGCTCGGCGCCCGGCCTGGCCGGGGCCGAGCGGATGGCCAGGCTTGAGGTGGAGGCGACCAGGCTGGAGGGGCTGGGAGCGAAGCGGCTGTACCGGCTGGAGCCCGACGGCATCGACGAGGGGATCATCGTGATGGCCGACCCGGAGGGCAACGAATTCTGCCTGGATTGA
- a CDS encoding NADP-dependent oxidoreductase gives MKAAVIHQYGQVADVVQVTDIPVPAVGPQDVLIEVRAAGVNPVDHLIVKGFMAAGELPGPLAIGSEVAGVVSAVGDEVTGFSVGDEVFSRVDPRVGGGFAEYVAVNRALVAAKPSNLSFEEAASLPLVALTAWQALTEQSDVRAGSRVLIHGGAGGVGSAAVQIAKQLGAEVVATASTGSTELVRELGADQVIDYRNEKFDEVLSGIDVVLDTIGGDTQERSLRVLKPGGSLVSIVPVPDADAMKAQWNVDVRSFLMRPHGEQLARLADLAESGRLRPIVETVFPLDETPAALLKVERGGARGKTVIGVRS, from the coding sequence GTGAAGGCAGCAGTCATCCACCAGTACGGCCAGGTCGCCGACGTGGTGCAGGTCACCGACATCCCCGTCCCCGCGGTCGGACCCCAGGACGTGCTGATCGAGGTCCGCGCCGCGGGCGTCAACCCGGTGGACCACCTGATCGTCAAGGGCTTCATGGCCGCCGGCGAGCTGCCCGGCCCCCTCGCCATCGGCAGCGAGGTCGCCGGCGTGGTCAGCGCGGTCGGCGACGAGGTGACCGGGTTCTCCGTCGGCGACGAGGTCTTCTCCCGGGTCGACCCGCGCGTCGGCGGGGGCTTCGCCGAGTACGTGGCGGTGAACCGCGCCCTGGTCGCCGCCAAGCCGTCGAACCTGTCCTTCGAGGAGGCGGCCTCCCTGCCGCTGGTCGCCCTGACGGCCTGGCAGGCCCTGACCGAGCAGTCCGACGTACGGGCCGGCAGCCGGGTGCTGATCCACGGCGGCGCCGGCGGCGTCGGCTCCGCGGCCGTCCAGATCGCCAAGCAGCTCGGCGCCGAGGTCGTGGCCACCGCGAGCACCGGCAGCACGGAACTCGTCCGGGAGCTCGGCGCCGACCAGGTGATCGACTACCGGAACGAGAAGTTCGACGAAGTCCTCTCCGGCATCGACGTCGTCCTCGACACGATCGGCGGGGACACCCAGGAGCGCTCCCTGCGCGTACTCAAGCCCGGCGGCAGCCTGGTGTCGATCGTCCCCGTCCCGGACGCCGACGCGATGAAGGCGCAGTGGAACGTCGACGTCCGCAGCTTCCTCATGCGCCCGCACGGCGAGCAGCTGGCCCGGCTGGCCGACCTCGCCGAGTCCGGCCGGCTCCGGCCGATCGTCGAGACGGTCTTCCCGCTCGACGAGACCCCGGCGGCCCTGCTGAAGGTCGAACGCGGCGGCGCCCGCGGCAAGACCGTCATCGGCGTCCGGTCCTGA
- a CDS encoding enoyl-[acyl-carrier-protein] reductase FabV, whose translation MSLRQIEPKQRGFLIVNSHPEGAAQTVRRTWDGIEARTDGRRPVALILGHSAGYGLATLLAGLRRHGIRGVGVAFESADTGRRTATAGWYRTAEAARLAAEDGHDIRFVNADAFSTDAKSHVLDLLEEHYGPVDHLVYSLAAPRRTDPATGAVHHSVIKPLGAAYEAPALDFSGADPKVSRARIEPGTDDEVRATVAVMGGDDWALWVQALAARELLADGFTTAALTYVGSEVTAPVYRQGTIGAAKEHLERTAHALRASAALKEKEGRAFTVVAGAAVTQASSAIPSIALYTAFLRTVVGEDGFRGTAEQAVDLWDQLEGRTPLVLDEAGRIRLDGWELDARVQDRVRELWADPERGLAAARAGADWFMSQVQDLYGWEVGGVTYGHPVETDVPWPAPR comes from the coding sequence GTGAGCCTTCGCCAGATCGAGCCCAAGCAACGCGGATTCCTCATAGTCAACTCCCACCCCGAAGGGGCCGCGCAGACCGTACGCCGGACGTGGGACGGCATCGAGGCCCGCACCGACGGCCGCAGGCCCGTCGCCCTCATCCTGGGACACTCCGCCGGGTACGGGCTCGCCACGCTCCTGGCCGGACTGCGCCGGCACGGCATCCGCGGGGTCGGGGTCGCGTTCGAGTCCGCCGACACCGGACGCCGGACCGCGACCGCGGGCTGGTACCGGACCGCGGAGGCCGCCCGGCTCGCGGCCGAGGACGGCCACGACATCCGGTTCGTCAACGCCGACGCCTTCTCCACTGACGCCAAGTCGCACGTCTTGGACCTGCTGGAGGAGCACTACGGACCGGTCGACCACCTCGTCTACAGCCTCGCCGCGCCCCGCCGTACCGACCCGGCCACGGGCGCGGTCCACCACTCGGTCATCAAGCCGCTGGGCGCCGCGTACGAGGCGCCCGCACTGGACTTCTCCGGCGCGGACCCGAAGGTGTCCCGGGCCCGGATCGAACCCGGCACCGACGACGAAGTGCGGGCGACGGTCGCGGTGATGGGCGGCGACGACTGGGCCCTGTGGGTGCAGGCCCTGGCCGCCCGCGAGCTCCTCGCGGACGGGTTCACGACCGCGGCCCTGACGTACGTCGGGTCGGAGGTGACCGCGCCCGTGTACCGACAGGGCACCATCGGCGCGGCCAAGGAGCACCTGGAGCGGACCGCCCACGCACTGAGGGCCTCGGCCGCGCTCAAGGAGAAGGAGGGCCGGGCGTTCACGGTCGTGGCCGGCGCGGCCGTCACCCAGGCATCCAGCGCGATCCCTTCCATCGCGCTCTACACCGCCTTCCTCCGCACCGTCGTGGGCGAGGACGGCTTCCGCGGCACGGCCGAACAGGCCGTGGACCTCTGGGACCAGCTGGAAGGCCGTACTCCGCTCGTCCTCGACGAGGCGGGGCGGATCCGGCTGGACGGCTGGGAACTCGACGCGCGGGTCCAGGACCGCGTACGCGAGCTGTGGGCGGACCCCGAGCGGGGACTCGCGGCCGCGCGGGCCGGTGCGGACTGGTTCATGAGCCAGGTCCAGGACCTGTACGGCTGGGAGGTCGGGGGCGTGACCTACGGCCACCCGGTGGAGACCGACGTACCGTGGCCCGCACCGCGTTAG
- a CDS encoding glycoside hydrolase family 15 protein, giving the protein MSAYPAIADHGMVGDLQTAALVSSDGTIDWWCTPRFDSPSVFASLLDSERGGYCRLSAHLPGGQEPVVRQLYLSDTAVLVTRFMAPGGVGEVADFMTPLTTGTPTDRHRLVRVVRVVRGSMDFRLTCRPRFDYGRASHTLERTGEAAAVFHGPGTDLHLQVTGPFVLHPDDDDLTARCTLTAGQTAAVVLTSDASGAAAPAELVPDDVRAELEACRRFWHGWLRSSTYRGRWRDIVNRSAITLKLLTYAPTGAPIAAATMGLPEQIGGERNWDYRYTWVRDSSLAVRALSDIGFTEEAAAFRLWLRDRLEAGGTASGEPLQIMYRIDGEPHLTEEVLDHLEGYEGSAPVRAGNAAADQIQLDIYGEAADALAQAGEMGGIRGWKTFADVLDWLADHWDRPDEGIWETRGGQQEFTYSRLMTWVAFDRGIKLATLHSRPADTARWAQARDAVFRQIVERGWNEERQAFVQHYATDVLDASLLLMPRVGFLSPTDPAWLSTLDAMEQELVSDSLVYRYNPEASPDGLRGSEGTFNLCSFLYVEALARSGRLHQARYAFDKMLTYANHVGLFAEEIGPSGEQIGNFPQAFTHLALVAAAIALDEQLDKAERGGTDG; this is encoded by the coding sequence GTGAGCGCCTATCCGGCGATCGCCGATCACGGGATGGTGGGTGACCTCCAGACAGCCGCGCTGGTGTCCTCTGACGGGACGATCGACTGGTGGTGCACGCCCCGGTTCGATTCCCCCAGCGTGTTCGCCTCGCTCCTCGACAGCGAACGCGGAGGGTACTGCCGGCTGTCCGCGCACCTCCCCGGCGGGCAGGAGCCGGTGGTCCGCCAGCTCTACCTTTCCGACACCGCCGTCCTGGTCACCCGCTTCATGGCGCCGGGCGGCGTCGGCGAGGTCGCCGACTTCATGACCCCCCTGACCACCGGGACCCCGACGGACCGGCACCGCCTGGTGAGGGTGGTGAGGGTGGTGCGGGGCAGCATGGACTTCCGCCTGACCTGCCGGCCCCGGTTCGACTACGGCCGCGCCTCGCACACCCTGGAGCGGACCGGTGAGGCGGCCGCGGTTTTCCACGGCCCCGGCACCGACCTGCACCTGCAGGTCACCGGCCCCTTCGTGCTCCACCCCGATGACGACGACCTCACTGCCCGCTGCACCCTCACCGCCGGGCAGACCGCCGCCGTGGTCCTGACCTCCGATGCGAGCGGCGCCGCCGCCCCGGCGGAGCTGGTACCCGACGACGTCCGGGCGGAGCTGGAGGCGTGCCGGAGGTTCTGGCACGGGTGGTTGCGCTCCTCCACCTACCGCGGCCGGTGGCGCGACATCGTCAACCGCTCTGCGATCACCCTCAAGCTGCTCACCTACGCCCCCACCGGCGCTCCGATCGCCGCCGCGACCATGGGTCTGCCCGAGCAGATCGGCGGCGAACGCAACTGGGACTACCGCTACACGTGGGTCCGTGACTCCTCGCTGGCGGTCAGGGCGCTGTCCGATATCGGGTTCACCGAGGAGGCCGCGGCCTTCCGCCTGTGGCTGCGCGATCGCCTGGAGGCCGGCGGCACCGCCTCGGGCGAGCCCCTTCAGATCATGTACCGCATCGACGGGGAGCCCCACCTGACCGAGGAAGTCCTGGACCACTTGGAGGGCTACGAGGGCTCGGCCCCGGTACGGGCGGGCAACGCGGCCGCCGACCAGATCCAGCTCGACATCTACGGCGAGGCCGCCGACGCCCTGGCCCAGGCCGGCGAGATGGGCGGAATCCGCGGCTGGAAGACGTTCGCCGACGTGCTGGACTGGCTCGCCGACCACTGGGACCGGCCCGACGAGGGCATCTGGGAGACCCGCGGGGGGCAGCAGGAATTCACCTACAGCCGCCTCATGACCTGGGTCGCCTTCGACCGCGGCATCAAACTTGCCACCCTCCACTCCCGGCCCGCCGACACCGCCCGCTGGGCGCAGGCGCGCGACGCCGTGTTCCGGCAGATCGTCGAACGCGGCTGGAACGAGGAGCGGCAGGCCTTCGTCCAGCACTACGCCACGGACGTCCTGGACGCCTCCCTGCTGCTGATGCCCCGTGTCGGATTCCTCTCCCCCACGGACCCGGCCTGGCTCAGCACCCTCGACGCCATGGAGCAGGAACTCGTCAGCGACAGCCTCGTCTACCGGTACAACCCCGAAGCCTCCCCGGACGGACTGCGCGGCTCCGAGGGCACCTTCAACCTCTGCAGTTTCCTCTACGTCGAGGCACTGGCCCGCTCGGGCCGCCTCCACCAGGCCCGCTACGCCTTCGACAAGATGCTGACCTACGCCAACCACGTCGGCCTGTTCGCCGAGGAGATCGGCCCGTCCGGCGAACAGATCGGCAACTTCCCCCAAGCGTTCACACACCTCGCGCTGGTGGCCGCGGCCATCGCCCTCGACGAGCAACTCGACAAGGCGGAACGCGGCGGCACCGATGGCTGA
- a CDS encoding TetR/AcrR family transcriptional regulator: MARPRTFDEEAVLNRAMLLFWRKGYEATAMSDLVEELGLGRGSIYAAFGDKHQLFVRALGRYLEHQTGLLTTALDEEGPVLPRLRAVLDRLLAADAACGNAGCFSVNSIAELLPHDAEVGELARRSMASAEEAFTAQLERAARDGELSPAITPRDGARLLQNLVQGIQIMRKVDPDPAQAAACLDSAFALLGRSPVEATSAHAAPATLAATAL, from the coding sequence ATGGCGAGACCACGCACGTTCGACGAGGAAGCGGTGCTGAACCGCGCGATGCTCCTGTTCTGGCGCAAGGGCTACGAGGCCACCGCCATGAGCGACCTGGTGGAGGAGCTGGGGCTGGGGCGGGGCTCGATCTACGCGGCCTTCGGCGACAAGCACCAGCTGTTCGTGCGGGCCCTCGGCCGCTACCTGGAGCACCAGACCGGTCTGCTCACCACGGCGCTCGACGAGGAGGGACCGGTCCTCCCCCGGCTCCGCGCCGTCCTCGACCGGCTCCTCGCCGCCGACGCGGCCTGCGGCAACGCCGGGTGCTTCAGCGTCAACAGCATCGCCGAACTGCTGCCGCACGACGCGGAGGTCGGTGAACTGGCCCGGCGCAGCATGGCGAGCGCCGAGGAGGCGTTCACCGCGCAACTGGAGCGGGCCGCGCGGGACGGGGAGCTGTCCCCCGCGATCACGCCGCGCGACGGCGCCCGGCTGCTCCAGAACCTGGTCCAGGGGATCCAGATCATGCGCAAGGTCGACCCCGACCCGGCGCAGGCCGCTGCCTGCCTGGACTCGGCGTTCGCACTCCTGGGCCGCTCGCCCGTGGAAGCAACGTCGGCGCACGCCGCCCCGGCGACCCTGGCGGCCACCGCCCTCTAG
- a CDS encoding MFS transporter, translating to MADPTPATPAALRRVIAPLALAQFICSFAGSNMNVMINDISEDLDTTVQGVQVAITIFLLVMAALMIPGGKLTDRYGRKQCLLTGLVIYGVGALLSAAAPGLGVLILGNSILEGVGTALLIPPVYILTTLLFTDMTSRARAFGTIMALGGIGAAAGPLIGGLITSAISWRAAFVFQALVIVVIIVLSRRIEDPLPPDPTRPFDTVGTVLSAVGLVLVVTGILAADDNGWLMLALLALGAIFLAAFFRWVRARERAGKEPLLSTSLFRIRTSNLGLVTQNTQWLLLMGVSFTVASYLQVVRGYDAIQTGVIFTAATLGILVSSLAAERLAKRRAQRTLILTGFLTTIAGIVLLTVMVGGSPSPWAFTPGLLLIGLGLGVMLTPSVNIVQSSFAEDQQGEISGLSRSVSNLGSSLGTAVAGTILVAGLTSHAYAAAMITLAAVGLIGLTAAALLPHHSPHTPARPGPPNPAGGK from the coding sequence ATGGCTGACCCCACCCCGGCCACACCTGCCGCCCTGCGGCGGGTCATCGCCCCGCTCGCCCTCGCCCAGTTCATCTGCAGCTTCGCCGGCTCCAACATGAACGTGATGATCAACGACATCAGCGAGGACCTCGACACGACCGTGCAGGGCGTCCAGGTCGCCATCACCATCTTCCTGCTGGTCATGGCCGCCCTGATGATCCCCGGCGGCAAACTGACCGACCGCTACGGCCGCAAACAGTGCCTGCTCACCGGCCTCGTCATCTACGGCGTCGGCGCACTGCTCAGCGCCGCCGCACCAGGCCTGGGCGTCCTCATCCTGGGCAACTCGATCCTCGAAGGCGTCGGCACGGCGCTGCTCATCCCGCCCGTCTACATCCTCACCACGCTGCTCTTCACGGACATGACCTCACGCGCCCGCGCATTCGGAACGATCATGGCGCTCGGAGGCATCGGCGCTGCGGCCGGCCCGCTGATCGGCGGACTCATCACCTCCGCGATCAGCTGGCGGGCCGCCTTCGTGTTCCAGGCCCTGGTGATCGTGGTGATCATCGTCCTCAGCCGCCGCATCGAGGACCCCCTCCCGCCGGACCCGACCCGCCCCTTCGACACCGTCGGCACCGTCCTGTCCGCCGTCGGCCTCGTCCTGGTCGTCACCGGAATCCTGGCCGCCGACGACAACGGCTGGCTGATGCTCGCCCTCCTCGCCCTCGGCGCGATCTTCCTGGCCGCCTTCTTCCGCTGGGTCCGCGCCCGGGAACGCGCAGGCAAGGAACCACTGCTCTCCACCAGCCTGTTCCGCATCCGCACCTCCAACCTCGGACTGGTCACCCAGAACACCCAGTGGCTGCTCCTGATGGGGGTGTCCTTCACCGTCGCCTCCTACCTGCAGGTCGTCCGCGGGTACGACGCGATCCAGACCGGCGTGATCTTCACCGCGGCCACCCTCGGAATCCTCGTCTCCTCCCTCGCGGCAGAACGCCTCGCCAAACGCCGCGCCCAGCGCACCCTCATCCTCACGGGATTCCTCACCACGATCGCCGGCATCGTCCTCCTGACCGTGATGGTCGGCGGATCACCCAGCCCCTGGGCCTTCACGCCCGGACTGCTCCTCATCGGCCTCGGGCTCGGCGTGATGCTCACCCCCTCGGTCAACATCGTCCAGTCGAGCTTCGCCGAGGACCAGCAGGGCGAGATCTCCGGCCTGTCCCGCAGCGTGTCCAACCTCGGATCCTCCCTCGGAACGGCGGTCGCCGGCACCATCCTCGTCGCCGGCCTCACCAGCCACGCGTACGCAGCCGCCATGATCACCCTGGCAGCCGTCGGGCTCATCGGCCTCACCGCCGCCGCGCTTCTCCCTCACCACTCGCCCCACACCCCGGCCCGGCCAGGCCCACCCAACCCGGCCGGCGGCAAGTGA
- a CDS encoding glyoxal oxidase, with the protein MRTPLSRARRIAAVSAWVIAAATLTAVSPATASTPTPALDRSPHAERRHADPVGRPASGPETRAGELRAGELRAGDVRAGDVRAGDVRAGDVRAGEAAVIGEEHARAHARLREAAKGTQGYPQTKRTASLAALRESQLKANAGLPAARFGRFTEFFPSPDFGVHVALLPTGKVLLFSFERVEADPTKETGPTNTVGVTNAGRAYLWDPARGTGPQAFKNVPPPVVLMPDGRYAPRPAPFFCAGHAYLPNGMVGVFGGNVGGKGGSGAKLSFVFDPWTEHWYRNRDMAVGRWYPSAVTGPDGRQIIMSGQSERGTGTPTPVVERFPSLRHPVPWRPFDIPLDLASQRLRTDAPFRNDYPHLFSLRDGMIYGLGRDADQQWLFDPVKEVRKDLPRRPADFRGYGSAVPLPAGFRGPDSVLVLGGDPRDPLTYRLSGGRWTIEGPRAFGRTQDDTLILPDGTLLTVNGAFDTRDYGNGPFNPTADPKYRQIELRDARGHWRLGPAQRLPRGYHSNALVLPDGRMLVTGDELQQIANDPDIGDGMDGSIELYEPAYLHRGARPALDRVPAGELAHDADFQVSSTTPGDVARAVLLAPTTVTHSVNTSQRHLELRRTGVRGNTIGLRTPPSAADAPPGYYMLFLLNAKGVPSTAKWVKLGRAPDSR; encoded by the coding sequence ATGAGGACTCCCCTGTCCCGCGCCCGCCGGATCGCCGCCGTGTCGGCCTGGGTGATCGCCGCCGCGACCCTCACCGCGGTGAGCCCGGCCACGGCCTCCACCCCGACCCCCGCCCTCGACCGGTCCCCGCACGCCGAACGCCGCCACGCCGACCCCGTCGGCAGACCCGCGAGCGGGCCCGAGACCAGGGCCGGCGAGCTCAGGGCAGGGGAGCTCAGGGCAGGCGACGTCCGGGCCGGCGACGTCCGGGCCGGCGACGTCCGGGCCGGCGACGTCCGGGCCGGCGAGGCCGCCGTGATCGGTGAGGAGCACGCCCGGGCGCACGCGCGGCTCCGGGAGGCCGCCAAGGGCACCCAGGGCTATCCGCAGACGAAGCGCACGGCGAGCCTGGCCGCACTCCGCGAGTCCCAGCTCAAGGCCAACGCGGGTCTGCCGGCGGCCCGGTTCGGCAGGTTCACAGAGTTCTTCCCGTCGCCCGACTTCGGCGTCCACGTGGCCCTGCTGCCGACCGGCAAGGTGCTGCTCTTCTCGTTCGAACGCGTGGAGGCCGACCCCACCAAGGAGACCGGGCCCACCAACACGGTCGGCGTGACCAACGCCGGCCGCGCCTACCTGTGGGACCCGGCCCGCGGCACCGGCCCGCAGGCATTCAAGAACGTGCCCCCGCCCGTGGTCCTGATGCCGGACGGGCGCTACGCGCCGCGCCCGGCGCCGTTCTTCTGCGCCGGGCACGCCTACCTCCCCAACGGAATGGTCGGCGTCTTCGGCGGGAACGTCGGCGGGAAGGGCGGCAGCGGCGCCAAGCTGTCCTTCGTGTTCGACCCGTGGACCGAGCACTGGTACCGCAACCGGGACATGGCCGTGGGCCGCTGGTACCCCTCGGCCGTGACCGGGCCGGACGGCCGTCAGATCATCATGTCCGGCCAGTCCGAACGCGGTACGGGCACCCCCACCCCGGTCGTGGAGCGCTTCCCCTCGCTGCGGCACCCCGTGCCCTGGCGTCCGTTCGACATCCCGCTGGACCTCGCGTCGCAGCGGCTGCGGACCGACGCCCCCTTCCGCAACGACTATCCGCACCTCTTCTCGCTGCGCGACGGGATGATCTACGGGCTGGGCCGCGACGCCGATCAGCAGTGGCTGTTCGACCCGGTCAAGGAGGTGCGCAAGGACCTGCCGCGGCGGCCGGCCGACTTCCGGGGGTACGGCTCGGCCGTTCCGCTGCCCGCCGGGTTCCGCGGGCCGGACTCGGTGCTGGTGCTCGGCGGCGACCCGCGCGATCCGCTCACGTACCGGCTGTCCGGCGGCCGCTGGACCATCGAGGGGCCGCGGGCCTTCGGGCGTACGCAGGACGACACGCTGATCCTGCCCGACGGCACCCTGCTGACCGTCAACGGCGCCTTCGACACCCGGGACTACGGCAACGGGCCGTTCAATCCCACGGCCGATCCGAAGTACCGGCAGATCGAGCTGCGCGACGCGCGCGGGCACTGGAGGCTCGGGCCGGCGCAGCGGCTGCCGCGCGGCTACCACTCCAACGCCCTGGTGCTGCCCGACGGGCGGATGCTGGTCACCGGGGACGAGCTCCAGCAGATCGCCAACGACCCCGACATCGGGGACGGGATGGACGGCAGCATCGAACTCTACGAGCCCGCATACCTGCACCGCGGTGCCCGCCCGGCGCTCGACCGGGTGCCGGCCGGCGAACTCGCCCACGACGCCGACTTCCAGGTGTCGAGCACCACGCCGGGCGACGTCGCACGCGCCGTGCTGCTGGCGCCGACGACCGTGACCCATTCGGTGAACACCAGCCAGCGGCACCTGGAGCTCCGGCGCACCGGCGTCCGCGGCAACACCATCGGGCTGCGGACACCGCCCAGCGCGGCCGACGCCCCGCCCGGCTACTACATGCTGTTCCTGCTCAACGCGAAGGGCGTCCCCAGCACGGCGAAATGGGTGAAGCTCGGCCGGGCCCCGGATTCCCGCTGA
- a CDS encoding mycothiol transferase, with amino-acid sequence MKATDIIADGFGRVREVVHEAVDGLAAERLNARVDPAANSITWLVWHLARIQDDHVADAGELEQVWRAGGWADRFALPLPAAATGYGHSARQVGTVRVDSGELLLGYFDAVHEQTLRFVRGLAATDLDRVVDERWDPPVTLGVRLVSVLSDDLQHAGQAAFVRGVLERGAS; translated from the coding sequence ATGAAGGCTACGGACATCATCGCCGACGGGTTCGGACGCGTTCGGGAGGTCGTGCACGAGGCCGTGGACGGGCTCGCGGCGGAGCGGCTCAACGCGCGCGTCGACCCGGCGGCGAACTCGATCACCTGGCTGGTCTGGCACCTCGCGCGGATCCAGGACGACCACGTGGCGGACGCCGGGGAGCTGGAACAGGTGTGGCGGGCCGGGGGCTGGGCGGACCGGTTCGCCCTGCCGCTGCCCGCCGCGGCGACCGGGTACGGGCACAGCGCCCGCCAGGTCGGCACGGTCCGGGTCGACTCCGGCGAGCTGCTGCTGGGGTACTTCGACGCGGTCCACGAACAGACCCTGCGCTTCGTGCGGGGGCTCGCCGCCACCGACCTGGACCGGGTGGTCGACGAGCGCTGGGATCCGCCGGTCACCCTGGGCGTGCGCCTGGTCAGCGTGCTGTCCGACGATCTCCAGCACGCCGGTCAGGCCGCGTTCGTACGGGGCGTGCTGGAGCGGGGCGCCTCCTGA
- a CDS encoding TetR/AcrR family transcriptional regulator — protein MATPPSKAGTKGVPRHHRRQQMLDAATEEFGTRGYAAASLPAIAARVGVTKTLLHQYFGTKEDLYIACLVPVGDRLLDTIRTAMGTDGTTPQTPLRVLDNIFTALEGRREAWFVLYDTSLPADGEAARRAAEYWSAIDRLAAGGTAELLRTTGSTDPLDADALTYVWRDLVATLVRWWVKHPEQTPAAMTRRCARLFAAAANLADDALASDALTDDGRTG, from the coding sequence ATGGCAACCCCTCCTTCGAAAGCCGGCACCAAGGGCGTCCCCCGGCACCACCGCCGACAGCAGATGTTGGACGCCGCCACGGAGGAGTTCGGCACCCGCGGCTACGCGGCCGCGTCCCTCCCCGCGATCGCCGCGCGCGTCGGCGTCACCAAGACGCTGCTGCACCAGTACTTCGGCACCAAAGAGGACCTCTACATCGCCTGCCTCGTCCCCGTCGGAGACCGGCTCCTCGACACGATCCGCACCGCGATGGGCACGGACGGGACCACCCCCCAGACCCCGCTGCGTGTACTCGACAACATCTTCACGGCGCTGGAGGGGCGGCGGGAGGCGTGGTTCGTGCTGTACGACACCTCCCTGCCGGCCGACGGCGAGGCCGCGCGCCGGGCCGCGGAGTACTGGTCGGCCATCGACCGGCTCGCCGCCGGCGGCACTGCCGAACTCCTGCGCACGACCGGCTCCACCGACCCGCTGGACGCCGACGCGCTCACGTACGTCTGGCGGGACCTCGTCGCCACGCTCGTCCGCTGGTGGGTGAAGCATCCGGAGCAGACGCCGGCCGCCATGACGCGGCGCTGCGCCCGCCTGTTCGCGGCCGCCGCCAACCTCGCCGACGACGCCCTCGCCTCCGACGCCCTCACCGACGACGGCCGGACCGGCTGA